The genomic DNA TATCAGGGTTGCTCATATCCATCACAGACATAGAATAGGCACCAGCCGGAATTATTCGTTTTAATTTACTTTCGAAATCTGTATCAGAAACTAATAAATCTTGAATACTGTCTTTATTCCTATTCGAGAGGTTTAGTTTAATATCTGCTAATTTTTTATAGGCTCCCGCAGGAATTCTATTGTATTTTACACTATCTAATTGAAACTTTCTAAGTTGATACAATCTTGCAATTCCGGTAGCTTCATAACCATCTATAGGATACTTAATGAAACCAAGGGAGGCAACAATTAAAACGGCTAATACTATATATTTACCTTTCATAATTATATTTTTTCTGTTAACATTATTTCTGTGCTATTTTCTACTTTAGGTGCAATTGAATTTAGATAATCAGAACTTTTGGCTTGTTTATTTTCTACAAAAGGTCTTATTTGAAACAACCAAAGCTTGTCATCTTTAAAACCAAACTCAACATCATAAGCGTAATTTTCTTCGGAAGATTTCTTCCCAATTTTAGCTCTAATTTCTGTTGCTAATTCTCTAATTTTATTCACATTACCTGTATTTAAAATAGGCTGATTAAATGTGGTATAATACTTTTTTGTACTTCCTGTTACTGGTAAACGAATGTAATCTGGTTGTCTAGCAGGACTTAATAAATAGCTGCTTTCTGCAGTAATTAATCTTGTCTCTGCAGATTGCCCATCTACAGCGCCTCCGGCTCCTCTACTAAAAGCCACTGTTAAATCGTTTTCAGAACCTTCATTAATTCCTTTTGTAATCATAACTCCAGAATAATCTACATCTACACTTGGTATAATTAAAATTGAAGGATACACATTTTCTGGATTTAATAAATATTTCTGACGCCATTTAAAACTTCTCTCTGTATAAGCAGAAGCCCAAACTTGTTTTATTCCTTGAATTATTTTTTCTTCTTTTAGAATATTGAAAAGGGTTAAATTTAAACCAGCTCCTGTAAATTCCTTCAAATCTTCCATATTGGTATCACTTCTTAAAAACACAGGTACGTTTCCAATGTCATTTCCAAAAACAGTTTTAAAATTACTCTTTAAATCGTTTATAAAACGATCATCTAAATTGATGTTTAAAATAGCTGCATGTAATTCTTTTAAAGAAGAAATCAAGAACTTTTCTATAGCTTCTTCTGAACTAGCATTGCTTTTTAATTCTTTTGCTTTTAAAAATGTAGCATTCAAAAACTGCCAATAGGTTTTGTCCTTACCAGGCATTTGTTTGTTCATATGGGTTTTAAAAATTCCAAAAGGAATGATGATTCCCTCAACAACTTTATTTGGGAAAAGGTGTTTTAATTCTCCTAAATTGGCTGCTTTTGGTCCGCATAAAATACCAGAATCCGTAGCTTTTACATCTCTCATATTTATAATCTTAGAAACATCTAACTTTAATTTGTCAGTTGGTACTTCAATCATATTTTTTGTTCTTTCTTTTCTATCGAACAATTTTTGTTCGATAGCTGACATGTCTTTTTCTAACTTTAGAATAACATTTCCTTTGCTAGATACTGCGTAGAATACATTTCTATTGGTATATTCTTCAAGCGATTTTAAATTTTCACTAGACAAAGCTGCGTTTGGTATTCCTAAATTTCTTGCTAATAATTGTACATGAGAAACTAAATTCCCTTCAGAAACTGTCATAATTCCTGCAACAGGTTTTAAATCTGAAGGTGGTTTTTGAAAAATATAAATATTATTTGTGTTCACTTCAACTTCATCAGGGTTTCCATCTACAACAATCAATTTTCCAAAAGCATACCCAGGGTTTAATCCTCTTATTGTACCTTGGTTGCTAATACTCATTACATTGTTATTCACTTTAGAAACCTTAGCTGCATATTTATTTAGTTGACTAACTGTTTCGCCTAAATTTAGGGTAATCGAATTCCTAATTCTGTCATCTATAAAACCATAGGCTAAAGACTCAAAAGCAGCATATTCATTTACATCTTCTTGGTAATTTGCTTTCACTAAAGAAGTACTCCATTCTACAATTCTTCTAGCATTAGTAACCAAAGTGTTTAGTGCTCCTAAGGTAGTTTTGTCCTTTTTTAAAGTACTCGAAAAAATAGGTTTTACAATATCAAATTCCCATGCTTCTACCAGGCCTGTAGCATACGATGCACACGTAAGTGTTTGTGTTTTTAAAATAGTTTCTTCTAAGGTTTCTGGAATCCAGTTTTGAGTTTCTATTAATAGAATTTTTTCTAATTGATTTGTTAAGTCTAAAAGATTTAAGCGGTCTCTACTACTTTTAAATAATGCAATATTATATCTTAGAAGATCTAAATTATCTGTAATTTTAAGAACGATATCTTTTGCAGTAAAACTTGATTTGTCTTCATTAACAAATTTTTTTAAATTACTTAGAACTTTATTTTTATCTGTAATTTTAGCTAATTCTTTAGCAATTGAACTGTAGTTTAAAGGTGCATAAAACGCGTTCATTGTAGCTAAGAGTTTCTCAAATGCTTTTTTTTCTTTTACAGAGATTTTAGACGCATTTTTCTTTACATAGTTTTGGACTAAATAGATATCAGATTTTTGTGGATTACCATGAATTTTAATTCGGATGTCCATAAAATCGGCAATTTCTTCAGCCAATATTTTAGATTCACTACGCATTAATTGCGCAATGTTAGAATCGCCATTATGAGGAATGTCTTTTAAAGACTGTCTCACCAAATAATAATTAGAATTTAAAAAATGATCATCTTTTAAAACGGTCTCATAAAACTCTTTTCCCCAAGCTTCTTCATCTTCAGATTGTATTGCACCTCTGTAAAACTGCCCTTTTTTTAAAACCCAACCATCATCTACACTCGCTAAATACTGGCCTATTTGATATTGTTTTATTCTGCTAAAATTATTTTCTGAATCTAAAAAATCTTCCGTTTTTACACTTGCCAAAATTTCGCCAAAAAATAAATGATTGCTTTTCCTTAAGTCTAAAGCAGATTCTTTAAAACTTGCATGCTGTATTCCACCTCCAATAGAATCTGGACACGGATTTTTTGGATCTCTGATGCTACCGTCTTTACAAAACCATTTAATTCTATAGTAAGGGCCTCTACTATCTTCTTTGTAATATTTAATTAGCTGCTTTATGTTCTCTAAGCTTTTCTTTTGTGAGGAACTATTTAAGCTAAAAAAAAATGCTAGAGTAAAAGTAAGAAGTATTTTTTTTTTCATCATCTGTTTTTTTTACAAATTTATATTTTAAAAAGTTAATAATAAACTTTATAAATTAATAAGAGTAAGAAAAAAACGGAATGAGTTAAAACTTTTTTACTGTAAATAATTTTGAAGAGATAAGACCTTAAAAGCTATTTTTATAGATTAAAATGAACATTTTTTAAACAAGAATTCCTTCCCATTTTGCAGAATATAAACCTCTTTACAATTTGTAGGATGTTTAAAATGATATTCCTCTAAAAAATTAAAATCGGTTTTATTTATTGAAAATAAACCTTCAAAATCTTTTTTTCCTCCTGGAGTATATCTTGATATTTTATAAGTTTTAATGTTTATTTTGTCTTCAATTTTAAACCATGCACCACTTCCAATTCCACCTAACCAAGTTCCATTTTTTAACTCGAAAATATCTAAATTAGGCTCTTCAGTTCCTTTCAAATTGGGCTCTCCTTCAAATTTATTAAAAAAAGAAGCTTTGTATTCTTTTACAATAGATCTATTTGTATAATTGGTTATTTTTTGTTCATAAACATTATAAACAGTATCACTGGTATTTGCTTTTAATACATTTCCAATAGGACTTGGGGTTAACAAATTAGATTTTCTCAATTGAATACCAATCTTTTTGTTTGTAGAAGAAGCAATAATTGTATCTGTTACAAAGCGTGCACAATTGGTGCCATTTTTTATAAAAGCGCCATAAGGAATTTCTTTTTCGTCAATTAATTGATGAATAAATGTTTTTGCTTTATGAAAGTCTATTTCTTCATGAATACTAGCTACCAATCTACCATCTCCATGTGTTTTTTCTGGATGATTCTCTATCCAGAGTAAAATTTCTTCTACATTTAATAATTCATCATTTATAAAATTAGCGCTTGCAGAAACTTCTAACTCAGGGTCGGTCTCTTTAGAACGCACGCGGCCATTGCCGTAGGTTGTAATATACCGACCAAAATCAAAATAATTTATTTCAGATTTTCCTTTTTGAAGCAATAATAAAGCAGCATGTCCTGCTTGAACAGCGTGTTGACCGCCAATACCAATTTTAGGCCAAAAATTACTTAAGATTTCCCAATAAGCGGGTCTTACGATGGTATCTGGATAAGAAAGTATAATGATGATTCCATCAGAATTTTGCATTTAATTAATTATTAAAGATGGCTTTTAATAAAATCTGAAAGGTTTTAAAAGCGAAGTAAATGGTAAAAATGATTAGAATTCCTGCAGCAATTATAATAACATAAGATAGTATCTCTTTTGGGGTATCTTTAAACTTTTTTAAAGCCTTAAACCCCATTGTAAGAGAAACAGGTGAAGCAATAAATAGAAAAATTAAAAGACTTAAGTATTTTAAACCTTTTCCTAATAAATTTACATTAGTACTCATTTTTGTAATTTTTTATTGAATTTCTAACATTTCCATACTTTTCGATTAATTCTGCTGCTTCATTTTGGTCGATATTTAATTCATTTGCTAACATCTTTTGACCTCTTTCGACTAACTTATTGTTAGATAACTGCATATCGACCATTTTATTACCTTTTATGCGTCCTAATTGAACCATTGTTGCAGTAGAAATCATGTTTAGTACTAGTTTTTGAGCTGTTCCTGCTTTCATTCTAGAACTTCCTGTTATAAATTCTGAACCGACAACTACTTCAATAGGAAATTGAGCAACATTTGCCAGTGGGCTATCTTTATTGCAGGTAATACAACCTGTAATAATATTGTTATCACTGCATTTTTCTAAAGCAGAAATTACATAAGGTGTTGTACCAGAGGCAGCAATACCTATAACTGCATCTTTGTCTGAAATTTTGTGTTCTTG from Polaribacter sp. ALD11 includes the following:
- a CDS encoding DUF6695 family protein is translated as MQNSDGIIIILSYPDTIVRPAYWEILSNFWPKIGIGGQHAVQAGHAALLLLQKGKSEINYFDFGRYITTYGNGRVRSKETDPELEVSASANFINDELLNVEEILLWIENHPEKTHGDGRLVASIHEEIDFHKAKTFIHQLIDEKEIPYGAFIKNGTNCARFVTDTIIASSTNKKIGIQLRKSNLLTPSPIGNVLKANTSDTVYNVYEQKITNYTNRSIVKEYKASFFNKFEGEPNLKGTEEPNLDIFELKNGTWLGGIGSGAWFKIEDKINIKTYKISRYTPGGKKDFEGLFSINKTDFNFLEEYHFKHPTNCKEVYILQNGKEFLFKKCSF
- a CDS encoding PEP/pyruvate-binding domain-containing protein, whose amino-acid sequence is MKKKILLTFTLAFFFSLNSSSQKKSLENIKQLIKYYKEDSRGPYYRIKWFCKDGSIRDPKNPCPDSIGGGIQHASFKESALDLRKSNHLFFGEILASVKTEDFLDSENNFSRIKQYQIGQYLASVDDGWVLKKGQFYRGAIQSEDEEAWGKEFYETVLKDDHFLNSNYYLVRQSLKDIPHNGDSNIAQLMRSESKILAEEIADFMDIRIKIHGNPQKSDIYLVQNYVKKNASKISVKEKKAFEKLLATMNAFYAPLNYSSIAKELAKITDKNKVLSNLKKFVNEDKSSFTAKDIVLKITDNLDLLRYNIALFKSSRDRLNLLDLTNQLEKILLIETQNWIPETLEETILKTQTLTCASYATGLVEAWEFDIVKPIFSSTLKKDKTTLGALNTLVTNARRIVEWSTSLVKANYQEDVNEYAAFESLAYGFIDDRIRNSITLNLGETVSQLNKYAAKVSKVNNNVMSISNQGTIRGLNPGYAFGKLIVVDGNPDEVEVNTNNIYIFQKPPSDLKPVAGIMTVSEGNLVSHVQLLARNLGIPNAALSSENLKSLEEYTNRNVFYAVSSKGNVILKLEKDMSAIEQKLFDRKERTKNMIEVPTDKLKLDVSKIINMRDVKATDSGILCGPKAANLGELKHLFPNKVVEGIIIPFGIFKTHMNKQMPGKDKTYWQFLNATFLKAKELKSNASSEEAIEKFLISSLKELHAAILNINLDDRFINDLKSNFKTVFGNDIGNVPVFLRSDTNMEDLKEFTGAGLNLTLFNILKEEKIIQGIKQVWASAYTERSFKWRQKYLLNPENVYPSILIIPSVDVDYSGVMITKGINEGSENDLTVAFSRGAGGAVDGQSAETRLITAESSYLLSPARQPDYIRLPVTGSTKKYYTTFNQPILNTGNVNKIRELATEIRAKIGKKSSEENYAYDVEFGFKDDKLWLFQIRPFVENKQAKSSDYLNSIAPKVENSTEIMLTEKI
- a CDS encoding DUF6095 family protein yields the protein MSTNVNLLGKGLKYLSLLIFLFIASPVSLTMGFKALKKFKDTPKEILSYVIIIAAGILIIFTIYFAFKTFQILLKAIFNN
- the murQ gene encoding N-acetylmuramic acid 6-phosphate etherase, which produces MIFIKTTEQDSKYNHLEKMSVKELLSNINNEDKTVPLAVEKSLPQIEALTHSIIKKLKNGGRLFYIGAGTSGRLGVVDASECPPTFGVSHELVVGIIAGGDIAIRKAVENAEDSKTQGWLDLQEHKISDKDAVIGIAASGTTPYVISALEKCSDNNIITGCITCNKDSPLANVAQFPIEVVVGSEFITGSSRMKAGTAQKLVLNMISTATMVQLGRIKGNKMVDMQLSNNKLVERGQKMLANELNIDQNEAAELIEKYGNVRNSIKNYKNEY